In one window of Eleutherodactylus coqui strain aEleCoq1 chromosome 10, aEleCoq1.hap1, whole genome shotgun sequence DNA:
- the LPAR4 gene encoding lysophosphatidic acid receptor 4 encodes MGNYNNTTCSIDDSFKYNLYGVVYSIVFVLGLITNCASLWVFCFRMKMHNETAIYMTNLAVSDLLFVFTLPFKIFYNFNRHWPFGDTLCKISGTAFLTNIYGSMLFLTCISVDRFLAIVYPFRSRTIRTRRNSAIVCAGVWILVLSGGISASLFSTTNVSNTTTTCFEGFSKNIWKTYLSKITMFIEVVGFLIPLLLNLTCSSLVLRTLRKPATLCQIGTNKEKVLKMIIVHVAIFVVCFVPYNSILFLYALVRSQAIANCSIERFARTMYPITLCIATTNCCFDPFVYYFTSKSFQKSFNISPLIKMDNLFKIDSATKMALPVTHEELTEQMNINNGGELMSESNFKD; translated from the coding sequence ATGGGAAACTACAACAACACTACCTGCTCCATCGACGACTCATTTAAATACAACCTCTATGGTGTGGTTTATAGTATAGTATTCGTCCTGGGATTGATCACGAACTGTGCTTCTctctgggtcttctgctttcgAATGAAGATGCACAATGAGACTGCCATTTACATGACTAACCTTGCTGTGTCTGACTTACTGTTTGTGTTCACACTTCCTTTCAAAATATTTTATAACTTTAACCGCCATTGGCCTTTTGGAGACACTTTGTGTAAAATATCAGGCACAGCATTCCTAACAAACATCTATGGAAGCATGCTTTTCCTTACTTGTATCAGCGTGGATCGATTTCTGGCAATTGTCTACCCATTTCGTTCCCGAACCATTAGGACACGGagaaattctgccatagtttgtgCAGGGGTTTGGATTTTAGTTCTAAGTGGGGGGATTTCTGCCTCACTTTTCTCTACTACCAATGTGTCCAACACAACCACCACTTGTTTTGAAGGTTtctccaaaaacatttggaagACCTATTTATCAAAAATTACCATGTTCATTGAAGTGGTTGGATTTCTTATTCCCTTGCTCCTCAATCTTACGTGTTCTTCGTTGGTTTTAAGAACCCTGAGGAAGCCAGCAACCTTGTGTCAGATTGGAACCAACAAAGAAAAAGTTCTGAAGATGATCATCGTCCATGTTGCCATCTTTGTTGTATGTTTTGTGCCATACAACTCAATCCTCTTCCTTTATGCTTTGGTACGCTCACAGGCTATAGCAAACTGCTCAATTGAGAGATTCGCACGGACAATGTACCCGATCACCTTGTGTATCGCAACAACGAACTGTTGTTTTGACCCTTTTGTATATTACTTCACTTCGAAATCTTTCCAAAAGTCCTTTAATATCAGCCCTTTAATAAAGATGGATAACCTTTTCAAGATCgattctgcaacaaaaatggctcTGCCGGTAACACACGAAGAACTAACCGAGCAAATGAACATTAACAATGGAGGGGAGTTGATGTCGGAGTCTAACTTTAAGGACTAG